ATTGTTTTTGGGCTAACAGAATGTTGGCTTCACTATCTTGCAGCATATAAGAAATACGCTCTGATGGATGCACAGGATCTATGGCAACATAGGCTCCACCTGCTTTGAGAATAGCTAAGATGGAAACGATCATTTCCACAGAACGGTCTGCGATTATGGCTACGAGCTGATCCGTAGTGACTTCTTTATCTCGAAGGATATGGGAAAGCTGGTTTGCCTTTTCATTTAGCTCTTGGTAAGTGAGCTTTGAACCCTCAAAGTAGACGGCTATCTGATCAGGATTCATAGCCACCTGCTCTTCAAAGAGCTGATGAATCGTTTTCTCTTCCGGGAATGGTTTCACAAGCTGATTTGATAAGACAACAAGATCGTGTTGCTCCTCCTCTGAGAGCATTTGTAGCTCAGCTACCTTTTTCTCCGGAAATGAAATCGTATCTTGAGCCAAACGTAAAAGATGTTTAGCCAATCTACTTATTTCATCTTCTGTGTACATTTCTTCTACATAATCTATTTCAATGGTCAATAAGTCCTTGTCTTTATGCTCTTGAATATGTAAAGCAATCTCTTCTGTCATATGACCCACAAACAATTGTTCTACCGTATAACGAACTCCAGCTATTTGTTCAAAATCAAGGATCTGATACCCAGCAAATAGACGAAATAGACTATTTACATGAGGATGCTTGTCCCGAACTTTTTGCATTACTTGATCGTATGGATATTTCTGGTGACGAAATAATTTATTCTGCTTCTTCGCTACATTGCGGATAAACGAGAGAACATCTTGTTCAGGATCTCCTTGAAAACGAAACGGCATCGTGCTAACTAGCATACCAATCATATCTTTTTCTTTACGCTGTGTCCGATTATTGCAAGTTGTTCCGATGGTTATGTCTGTTTGTCCTGTCAAACGGTAAACATATGCATGAAACATCGACATGAATAGGGTGAAAATACTGATATTATTTTCTGTGCAAAATTTTTGTGCTTGATTTCGTAAATCTTGTGGTACAACGATTCTTTTCCTTCTTGCTTTCGTACTAACTGAATAAGCGTCATATGCCTTAAAACCAGTAAATTCTGGTAAAGTAGAAAACTCTTCGTGCCAAAATTCTCGGTCTTTTTGGAATCGTGCTGTGCTTGTGTATTTTTCCTCATCATGAATAAATTCTATAAAAGAAGCTGGTAAACCCATGTACTTCGATTCTAAAACATCTGTGCCAGTAAGTAATTCTGTATAAATGGAAATAATATGATTCACGATTTGTACGTAAGCCATACCATCCGTAATGATGTGATGCGTTTTTAGGTAAATATACCCTTCTTGTTCACTACATTTAATAACAGAACATTTAAACAATGGTTTGTGTAAAAGTTCAAATGGGGTTTGAAATTTTTCTTTGGCCCAAGAGTATAACTCATCCTGATCCGTTTTTTCACTGAAATCTAACATAGGCAGTACTTCTTGATGATAAGGTGCAATATACTGCCTTGGTTCATTACTCTGAGAATCCAAAATAATACGCAGGCGAATAGAATCATTCATTTGAATAAATGTTTGGATTGCTTTTTGCAACAGTGCATAGTCTAGCCTTTCTGCTTGTAACCTAATTAGACCTCCAATGTTCGAAATACTGGTATTAGGAAAAAATTCCTCTGTAAACCAAATACGTTTCTGGGAGTGAGTGAGGGGGTATATCTGTTCGTGGTTGATCATCCCAATTTTTCCTCCTAATTGAATGTAGTGTAAATATTTGTTAATAAGTTGTGCTTTTACAATTGTATCATTATTTTTAAAAGTGAAATTATTAATATTATGTCTTTTCATTCTGTTTTTTATTGCCAAATAAGAGATTAAAAGTAATAATTAAAATTTTATATGATAGAAAAGTTAAAAAATATCAAGAAAAAAACACTTAAAATGAAGATTGATGAAGATAGATAAATTTCATTTCTATAATTATTAAAATAGTCATTTACTACTTTAGAACATAAAAGGGTATGAAATTCCTAATGAAACGTATATGCTATTTTAGAGCTTAGAGGCTGGTAAAGATTAGATTCTCTTCCCTTTGTTTCTTGACTTATAAATCATACAGCTTTTTTACAATAATCACATTGCTTATCAAGCCTACCTTTTACAGAATAGTTGATTAAAAATAAAAGATCCCTCGCTATGATTTAAATACATTATTTATTAGTTATGAAACCCGTAAATTACAGAGAGATGTAACGAGAGGTTCCAAAAAAGCATATTAACAGATTCAAAAAGAGATTCGAGACGCAATTAAAACATAGCAAAAAAGACCTCACGAGGTGTCTATCCCCTGAGGTCTTCTTAATTATTCATTTATTCCTACCAATTTTCTAGTAACTCTATTGAATTTCTTACGTATGATATTGATGTATGTTATAGGTATTCAGGAAACGTTTTACGGTCTTTTTCTTTGCTCACTCTCTTCTAGCAGACTTCCTATTGTAATCTTTTTAGCGGTAATTCTGCTGGACCTTCTATAATTTCGCCCGTATAGGAAAACCTTGAGCCATGGCAAGGGCAATCCCATGTCCGATCGCCATGATTCCACTCTGTTTCACATCCTAAGTGTGTACAAGTTGTATCTACTATGTGTAATTGACCGTTGTCATCCTTATAGGCACCAGCACGTTCCCCATTATATAGCACAACACTACCTTCCCCATTCGTTAAATCTTCTATTTTCCGATCAGGGACTTCAAGTTTCCCACTAATTAAATGCTTAGCGACATCAAGATTTTGTACAAAGAATTCTTTCAAACTTGGATTAATAAAGAATCGTGAAGGCCGATATAAATCAATATAAGGATTTTCCCTTTTTAACACGATATCTCGAAGAAGTAGTGCTGCGGCAGTTCCATTTGTCATTCCCCATTTTCTGTACCCAGTTGCCACAAGGACGTTGCGATGATTGGCAGTAATCTCTCCAATATATGGGACTTTATCTAAGGTAACCAAATCCTGAGCTGACCAGCGATAGAGAATTTCATTCATGCCAAATACTTCATGGCCAAACGCTTCTAAAGCTTTATAATGTTCGAGTGTGTCTTTACCTTGACCGGTTTTATGACTCTCTCCTCCGATAAGCACAATGTTTTCACCGTTCATTGTTGTGGAACGTAGAGATCGTGTGGGCTGATCTGCACTGATATACATACCACCAGGAAATTCTTTTTCGGTTTTGACGGCAATCACATATGATCTTTGTGCATACAATCGTGTAAAATAAAACCCCAATCCGTCGTAAAAAGGAAAATGGGAACAAGAAAGAACATAATTTGCTGTGACACGTCGACCTTCGCGTGTAAGTACAGTTGGCTGATTGCCTTCTTCAAGATCGATGGCCATCGAATTTTCAAAAATAAGTCCTCCACTTTCAACAATCAATTGTACGAGCTTGGTTAAATAGGATACAGGATGGAATTGTGCCTGGTTTTTCATCGATAAAGCTTTATGAATCTTTATATCAAAAGGGATGTGACTTATGAGCTCACCAGGGATATGTAGCTGTTGATAGGCTGTAAACTCTTGTTCCAGCTTATGGACGCACTCTTTGGTGGTAGCATAAATATAGGCATCCTGCTGACTAAAATCACAATTGATTTGATGCTCCTCAACAGTCTGCTTAATAAATTGGAGTGCTTCTGAATTGGCTTCGTAATACTGTCTTGCTTTTGTTCGCCCCATATGACTGATTAATTCATCGTAAATCAAACCGTGTTGGGCTGTAATTTTAGCTGTTGTATGCCCGGTAGTTCCATTTAATAAAGTATCCGCTTCTAGTAAAGCAACTTTCAAGCCTTCTTTTACAAGAAGATAGGCAGTCGTGATTCCAGTTATTCCACCACCTATAATAACGATATCTACCTCTAGGTCTTCTTGTAAGGATTGAAATGTCGGTAGTGTAACCGAATCTCTCCAGTAAGGCTCGGGAAAGCGTGGTAGTCCTTCACTTCCAATGTGATTATGTGTCATCAGCTATCCTCCGTTTTTTTTACCTCTTATTGAAAACAGTTGTTTCCAAAAACGAAGGGTTCTTATACCTACCTTGCTCAGGGAAGCTTATATAATCTTTTCACACGAATTGAATTTCTTTAGATTATAGCCATTAAAGCCTATTTGTTCTGGAATTGCTCCTGACATAGTTAAATAGGTCTGAGAATAGATACATGCTGACTTTGGATTTGTATGAAGTAAATCATATTCCAGGTCAGTTCCTGAAAACTTAAAAAACCCAATTTCTTATCCAGAAATCGGGTTATCCCTAACAAGCTTATATTAATAATTATCTGCAACTGCTTTTCGTAAAATCCCAATACATCTGTCTAAATCGGTTTTTACGTTTGCCTTATAGCGCAAGGCTGCTTCATAACCGCCGTTCGAAACAAAATGATAATAAACGACTTCCTTATGCTTAGCATTCAGGTTTGGTTGAGATTTTTTTACCCGATACAAAATCCCATCCTCCACAAGATCATCAAGAGAACGATAAATTTCCGCGTGATTGGGTCTATAACCAAGATTTTTGAAGTCATGCTGTAAAAAATCGAGCATCTGTAAGGCATAACCCCTTTTCTTTTCTACCATAGTAATCAAATATAGTTTAAGAAAGGCTCTTTGTTTGATCAGAAACCCAGTGCTTTCTCGTTCTGACATAGGGGATTTCACCTTCTTCCCATTTTTGTACTATGTACTAATTGTACATAAAAGGAAAAAATATACAAGGGTTTATTTTCCTTCCCTTATTAGCAAGTGAATTATATATTCTTGTTTAAACTGATAAGTATTGGGCTAAAAGGGGAAGAGTGAGCTTATACAAACCAATCTCTTTTTCTTGTTTTAAATGTACAATTAGTACATAGTACAATTTGTTTTTAATACACTTTTGTATGCTTACCCGATTCTATTTATATAATTTATATTGAACAATAACCTTCTTATCATCATAATACAAACCTTTGTTCTCATTCAAGAAAAATCCGAACTCTATCTTGAACAATTCTTTTATTGACCTCTCGGCAAGTCTTGGTCCCTTTATTCCTTTATTCCTTCGTTCCTCTTTTCACCTGCCCCTCTAGCTTCCCTAGCTTTTGCAACGTCAATTGAACCGCAATCGCATCATCCAAATATCCAATTGGAAAGACATAATCAGGAATGATGTCAACTGACAAAATAAAGTAAAGAAGAGCACTACCAATCACAGCCTTCTCAAGTGGTTGAATCTCATCATGACAAAATTGGACATACATTTCTTTTAATTGATCAATAAATGGTCCTTCTCCATTCACATTCTTCACTTTTTCTTGAAATTCTTCTGTAATAATTCTGCTCCCCTCTTTAGTCTGTGCATGCTTTTCGTATTTTTCTAATTCCTGTTGTACTTGCTCTGTTGTATATTTCCAGTCGAATAAACCGGATGATTCTAGAACTTTCTGAATGTTATCAATCGAGGTATGAATATCGGATGGTAGGGGCTCTTTAGAGATTGACATCGGATAACCAGCAGCCAAAAATAAACGATCTATCGATACATCAAGACACACTCCAATTTGCTCCAAATGCTTTGGACGAGCTGCTTGTTTCCCATTAATAATACGGGAAATGGTTGCGACATTGATTTTTGACAGCTTGCTTAGTTTACGCATGGACATTGACCGTTCATGAAGCAACTTTTTAATTAAAATTCCTAATTGTGCCTCTTTTGACTCGTTTCCCATTCCCCATCCTCCCTCATGTCAATTTATGAATGTTAATCTGTTTAGATAAAGTAAACATTGGGCACTGGCGATACGCACATTTTCTAAACGTTTTCGTAACATACAAGTAAGAAAAAGCTTTTTCATGATATAGATAATTCTCAAGTAGTAAAGGTAATTAACTCAAGTAAGTTCATCATAATAAAGGAGTGTCTTGCAATGAATACTTTGTTGATTGTTGGTCTTGCTTCGTCTCCTAGTCTTGATCAAGTAGGTGCTGCTTTAGCATATGGTATAAGAGAACTTCATAATTCTAACGTAACAGCTATATGGATTCCTCTTATATACTTTCTTGTTAGTCTAGGTAGCATTTATTTCAGTCACTGGGTTTCACTTGTCATAGCTGGGTTCTTAGTAAGTGTGATTGTTAGTCAAATTATTTTATTAGCGATTGATCGAAAAAATGTGATGGTTCTTGAAAACATTTTTTCAAAACAGCTTTCGCATATAATAAACCCTGTTGAATGTACCTATTGTCATCAAGCTGGTCAATTTAAAGTAATACACGCAACAATCTTACTACTTGCTTTTTCGGTTTATACCTTAGTAAATAAAATACGTGCTCGTTTTCATCATCTATCTGCCATTACGATCACTTTCACGGCATCCCTTTCAAGCTTTTTTACATTATGGATAAGTGTGACTTTGGGGCGAAAAGTGAGAAAGATAAAAATTTGCTCCTTTCATCTTGGAAAATTTGGAACCTTGATTAGCGGTACAATCATCATATTAAATATAATCGAAATGTTTATGTAAATAGATATGCCTGTCTCTTTCATCATTCAAACGTAAATAGGCCGGCTTCCTGATAAGGTCAGGAGACGGTCTATTTCAAAACAAGCAGATTCAAAAATGTGCTCGAATCCTAAAAGGTTTCAATACGATGCCTTTTTCTCACTAGTCAACCATTCAGCAAGTTCCTCGGTCTGTGAGAGAGTGGCAATGGGGTCAAAGTACCAAGATTTATCACGCTTCCAGATATAGACACGATCATTCATCACGGCACTTAGATTCTTCCATATCGAATCCGTTTTCAAATCCTCAAGAGAAC
This is a stretch of genomic DNA from Brevibacillus laterosporus DSM 25. It encodes these proteins:
- a CDS encoding DUF1232 domain-containing protein, yielding MGNESKEAQLGILIKKLLHERSMSMRKLSKLSKINVATISRIINGKQAARPKHLEQIGVCLDVSIDRLFLAAGYPMSISKEPLPSDIHTSIDNIQKVLESSGLFDWKYTTEQVQQELEKYEKHAQTKEGSRIITEEFQEKVKNVNGEGPFIDQLKEMYVQFCHDEIQPLEKAVIGSALLYFILSVDIIPDYVFPIGYLDDAIAVQLTLQKLGKLEGQVKRGTKE
- a CDS encoding Replication termination protein: MSERESTGFLIKQRAFLKLYLITMVEKKRGYALQMLDFLQHDFKNLGYRPNHAEIYRSLDDLVEDGILYRVKKSQPNLNAKHKEVVYYHFVSNGGYEAALRYKANVKTDLDRCIGILRKAVADNY
- a CDS encoding FAD-dependent oxidoreductase, whose product is MTHNHIGSEGLPRFPEPYWRDSVTLPTFQSLQEDLEVDIVIIGGGITGITTAYLLVKEGLKVALLEADTLLNGTTGHTTAKITAQHGLIYDELISHMGRTKARQYYEANSEALQFIKQTVEEHQINCDFSQQDAYIYATTKECVHKLEQEFTAYQQLHIPGELISHIPFDIKIHKALSMKNQAQFHPVSYLTKLVQLIVESGGLIFENSMAIDLEEGNQPTVLTREGRRVTANYVLSCSHFPFYDGLGFYFTRLYAQRSYVIAVKTEKEFPGGMYISADQPTRSLRSTTMNGENIVLIGGESHKTGQGKDTLEHYKALEAFGHEVFGMNEILYRWSAQDLVTLDKVPYIGEITANHRNVLVATGYRKWGMTNGTAAALLLRDIVLKRENPYIDLYRPSRFFINPSLKEFFVQNLDVAKHLISGKLEVPDRKIEDLTNGEGSVVLYNGERAGAYKDDNGQLHIVDTTCTHLGCETEWNHGDRTWDCPCHGSRFSYTGEIIEGPAELPLKRLQ